From Pseudomonas sp. G.S.17, the proteins below share one genomic window:
- a CDS encoding mannitol dehydrogenase family protein, producing the protein MPVVKRVPSTGAVREIGIVHLGLGAFHRAHQAVYLQRHLNRHGESDWGLCSANLRSNRTLVDQLREQDGRYHVAEYRDREQVTLREIGVLREALYVGEGGHELELLLQRMAAPQTRIVTLTVTEKGYCLSPATGQLRMEDPAIAHDIAHPQAPRTAPGIVLEALRRRRAAGIPAFTVLCCDNMPDNGQRTRQAVSALAAMQDEGLTQWVNEHVAFPGCMVDRIVPAMDGESFARLEQQLDCHDRAAVVCESFSQWVIEDHFPLGRPDWEVEGVQMVDDVRPFETMKLRMLNGSHSLLAYLGLLVGHESVFDAINDADLAQFVGRYMAEEAAPTLDMPAGIDLAVYAEDLKARFANDSLQHRLRQIAMDGSQKLPQRWLLSAQQLLDEGRGLACTALGIAAWIYYCTQPLPDGSVRVIDDPLSATFADLAGRFDGALLVDAFLDLDEVFPAALSERAAFRDAVQRAYGALIRDGVGSLLHTFAAHN; encoded by the coding sequence ATGCCTGTTGTGAAACGTGTGCCCTCTACCGGTGCTGTCCGTGAGATCGGCATCGTGCATCTCGGCCTGGGGGCGTTTCATCGCGCCCACCAGGCGGTCTATCTGCAACGCCATCTCAACCGCCACGGCGAAAGTGACTGGGGATTGTGCAGCGCCAACCTGCGCTCGAATCGCACATTGGTTGATCAATTGCGCGAGCAGGACGGCCGCTACCATGTGGCCGAGTATCGCGACCGCGAGCAGGTGACGCTGCGTGAAATCGGTGTATTGCGCGAAGCCCTGTATGTGGGTGAGGGCGGCCACGAACTGGAATTGCTGTTGCAGCGCATGGCCGCGCCGCAAACACGGATCGTCACGCTCACCGTAACCGAGAAAGGTTACTGCCTGAGCCCAGCCACCGGGCAGTTGCGCATGGAAGATCCGGCGATTGCCCACGACATCGCTCATCCGCAAGCGCCGCGCACAGCGCCCGGAATTGTCCTCGAAGCACTGCGTCGTCGCCGTGCCGCAGGCATTCCGGCGTTTACCGTGTTGTGCTGCGACAACATGCCGGATAACGGCCAGCGCACTCGCCAGGCGGTGAGTGCATTGGCAGCGATGCAGGACGAAGGATTGACGCAGTGGGTCAACGAACACGTGGCGTTTCCTGGCTGCATGGTTGACCGGATTGTCCCCGCCATGGATGGCGAGTCATTCGCTCGGCTGGAACAGCAACTGGACTGCCACGACCGTGCGGCGGTGGTCTGTGAAAGTTTCAGCCAGTGGGTGATCGAGGATCACTTTCCGCTCGGGCGTCCGGACTGGGAGGTGGAAGGCGTGCAGATGGTGGACGACGTCCGTCCGTTTGAAACGATGAAACTGCGCATGCTCAACGGCAGCCATTCGTTGCTGGCCTACCTGGGTTTGCTGGTCGGCCACGAATCGGTGTTCGACGCCATCAATGATGCGGATCTGGCGCAGTTCGTCGGGCGTTACATGGCCGAGGAAGCAGCGCCCACCCTGGACATGCCGGCGGGCATCGATCTGGCGGTCTATGCCGAGGATCTGAAGGCGCGCTTTGCCAATGACAGCCTGCAACATCGCCTGCGCCAGATCGCCATGGACGGCTCGCAGAAACTGCCGCAACGCTGGCTGCTCAGCGCGCAGCAGTTGCTCGACGAGGGGCGTGGCCTGGCCTGCACCGCGTTGGGGATCGCCGCATGGATTTACTATTGCACGCAGCCGCTACCCGACGGTTCGGTGCGAGTTATTGACGACCCCTTGAGCGCAACCTTTGCCGATCTGGCTGGAAGATTCGACGGCGCGTTGTTGGTGGACGCCTTTCTCGATCTGGACGAAGTTTTCCCGGCGGCGCTTTCCGAGCGCGCAGCATTTCGCGACGCGGTGCAACGCGCCTATGGCGCCCTGATTCGCGACGGCGTGGGCAGCCTTTTACACACCTTTGCTGCACACAACTAA
- a CDS encoding MFS transporter, translating to MFGQGRTLIIIMLFLAGVINYLDRSALSVAAPFIQKDYGLTTGEMGMIFSSFFVGYAVFNFVGGWAADRYGAKTTLLLAMVLWSLFSGLTVLTIGFTSLVFIRILFGMGEGPLSVTTSKMVNNWYTPKQRARALGTSMSGTPLGGAISGPVVGFIAISYGWKVSFIIIMALGLIWALVWFKFVKDKPKGKVAEEILQAEGKSEFAALPVHPLRYYLKQPTVLFTALAFFSYNYTLFFFLTWFPSYLTMAHGLNVKDMSIATVIPWLLGFLGLALGGFISDFVFKKTGRIMFSRKVVLVTCLLACAACIALAGIVKTLYPAVILVALAVFFLYLTGAIYWAIIQDTVPASRVGGVSGFMHFLANTSGIIGPTLTGFLVEFTGSFTSAFLLAGLLTVIGAVCVARYVKPLSAADTGSAEAQSPQPGSALSRP from the coding sequence ATGTTTGGTCAAGGTCGCACGTTAATCATCATCATGCTGTTCCTGGCAGGCGTCATCAATTACCTGGATCGCTCGGCATTGTCCGTTGCGGCCCCCTTCATCCAGAAAGACTACGGTCTGACGACGGGTGAAATGGGCATGATCTTCAGTAGTTTTTTCGTCGGTTATGCAGTGTTCAACTTTGTCGGCGGCTGGGCGGCCGATCGCTACGGGGCGAAAACCACGCTGTTGCTGGCGATGGTGCTGTGGTCGCTGTTCAGTGGTCTCACAGTGCTGACCATCGGTTTCACTTCGCTGGTGTTCATCCGCATCCTGTTTGGTATGGGTGAAGGGCCGTTGAGCGTCACCACGAGCAAGATGGTCAACAACTGGTACACCCCGAAACAACGGGCGCGGGCGCTGGGTACGTCGATGTCCGGCACGCCATTGGGCGGCGCGATTTCCGGGCCGGTGGTGGGTTTTATCGCCATCAGTTACGGCTGGAAGGTGTCGTTCATCATCATTATGGCGTTGGGCCTGATCTGGGCGCTGGTGTGGTTCAAGTTCGTCAAGGACAAGCCTAAAGGCAAGGTCGCCGAGGAAATTCTGCAGGCCGAGGGCAAGAGCGAATTTGCGGCGCTGCCGGTTCATCCGTTGCGTTACTACCTCAAGCAACCGACGGTGCTGTTCACCGCGCTGGCGTTCTTTTCCTATAACTACACGCTGTTCTTTTTCCTGACCTGGTTCCCCAGCTACCTGACCATGGCCCACGGCCTGAACGTCAAGGACATGAGCATCGCCACGGTCATCCCCTGGCTGCTGGGTTTCCTCGGTCTGGCCCTGGGTGGTTTCATTTCCGACTTCGTGTTCAAGAAAACCGGGCGGATAATGTTCTCCCGCAAAGTGGTACTGGTGACATGCCTGTTGGCCTGCGCCGCCTGTATCGCCCTTGCCGGGATCGTCAAAACCCTGTATCCGGCGGTCATCCTCGTCGCCCTGGCCGTGTTCTTCCTGTACCTCACCGGTGCCATCTACTGGGCGATCATTCAGGACACCGTGCCTGCCTCGCGGGTCGGTGGTGTCAGTGGCTTCATGCACTTTCTGGCTAACACCTCGGGCATCATTGGCCCGACCCTGACCGGCTTCCTGGTGGAATTCACCGGTTCGTTCACCAGTGCGTTCCTGCTGGCGGGGCTATTGACCGTGATCGGCGCCGTGTGTGTGGCGCGCTATGTCAAACCCCTTTCGGCGGCGGATACCGGTAGCGCTGAGGCGCAAAGCCCGCAACCAGGTTCGGCCCTGAGCCGACCATAA
- a CDS encoding Zn-dependent oxidoreductase, whose protein sequence is MKAFQVRAPFEFGLAHVEMPQVAPGEVKVDVAYAGICGSDMHIIHGQNAFVRFPRVTGHEFSGVVREVGEGVENLKIGDRVCIDPVISCGTCYPCRINRPNVCTRLQVIGVHRDGGFSEQVCVPAENAHRLPDSMSLSHAALVEPYSIALNVLDRMQPHPGDSLLIYGAGVIGLTLVQMARALGLTDITVTDVIDTRLETAKALGASRTLNGKDVDVEATMRELTDGEGVPLIVDAACIPALMPQMVSLASPAGRIGLLGFNAVPSDLVQLEMIKKELTLVGSRLNNRKFPRVIELIASGKLQVQEMISHRVSFDEMPAAIDLIESHPEQTRKVLVELNGAHQ, encoded by the coding sequence ATGAAAGCTTTTCAAGTAAGAGCACCTTTTGAATTCGGCCTGGCGCACGTCGAGATGCCCCAAGTGGCGCCTGGTGAAGTCAAGGTCGACGTCGCTTACGCCGGTATCTGCGGCTCGGACATGCACATCATCCACGGGCAGAACGCCTTTGTGCGTTTTCCTCGGGTGACCGGCCATGAGTTCTCAGGCGTGGTGCGTGAAGTGGGCGAGGGCGTCGAGAACCTCAAGATCGGCGACCGCGTGTGCATCGACCCGGTCATCAGCTGTGGTACCTGCTACCCGTGCAGGATCAACCGGCCGAATGTCTGCACGCGACTGCAAGTGATCGGCGTGCACCGTGACGGCGGTTTCAGCGAGCAAGTCTGTGTGCCAGCCGAGAATGCCCACCGCTTGCCTGACTCGATGTCCCTGAGCCACGCGGCGCTGGTGGAACCTTACTCCATCGCCCTCAACGTACTCGATCGCATGCAGCCCCATCCGGGCGACAGCCTGTTGATCTACGGCGCAGGCGTGATTGGCCTGACCCTGGTGCAGATGGCCCGGGCGTTGGGGCTGACCGACATCACCGTGACCGACGTCATCGACACCCGCCTGGAGACTGCCAAGGCTCTGGGTGCCAGCCGCACCCTCAACGGCAAGGATGTCGACGTCGAGGCGACCATGCGCGAATTGACCGATGGCGAAGGCGTGCCGCTGATCGTTGACGCAGCCTGCATTCCCGCGCTGATGCCGCAAATGGTGAGCCTGGCCTCGCCAGCGGGGCGGATCGGCCTGCTGGGTTTCAACGCGGTGCCGAGCGATCTGGTACAGCTGGAAATGATCAAGAAAGAACTGACGCTGGTGGGGTCGCGCCTGAACAATCGCAAGTTCCCACGGGTGATCGAACTGATCGCCAGCGGCAAATTGCAAGTCCAGGAAATGATCAGTCATCGCGTCAGCTTCGACGAAATGCCGGCGGCAATCGACTTGATCGAAAGCCATCCCGAACAGACCCGCAAGGTCCTCGTGGAACTGAACGGCGCTCATCAATAG
- the manD gene encoding D-mannonate dehydratase ManD has protein sequence MKIIEARVIVTCPGRNLITLKIVTDSGIYGIGDATLNGRELAVVAYLEEHVLPALIGRDAQRIEDIWQYLYRGAYWRRGPVTMTAIAAVDVALWDIKAKAAQMPLYQLLGGKSRERVMVYGHATGKDIEGCLDEVARHVELGYKAVRVQCGIPGIATTYGVAKRSGERYEPADSDLPAEHVWDTAKYLNHVPKLFAAVRERFGDDLHILHDVHHRLTPIEAGRLGKSVEPFNLFWLEDCTPAENQEAFRLIRQHTTTPLAVGEVFNSIHDCRELIQEQLIDYIRATLVHAGGITHVRRIADFAALYQVRTGFHGATDLSPVCMGAALHFDTWVPNFGIQEHMPHDERIDEVFPHAYRFEDGHFTPGEVPGHGVDIDENLAAKYPYKRASLPVNRLEDGTLWHW, from the coding sequence ATGAAAATTATTGAAGCCCGCGTCATAGTTACCTGCCCGGGTCGCAACCTGATCACCCTGAAAATCGTCACAGATTCCGGTATCTACGGCATCGGTGATGCGACCTTGAATGGCCGGGAACTGGCGGTGGTCGCCTACCTTGAAGAACACGTGCTGCCAGCCCTGATCGGTCGCGATGCCCAGCGCATCGAAGACATCTGGCAGTACCTGTATCGCGGGGCCTACTGGCGCCGTGGCCCGGTAACCATGACCGCGATTGCCGCCGTGGATGTCGCCCTGTGGGACATCAAGGCCAAGGCCGCGCAAATGCCGTTGTACCAGTTGCTCGGAGGCAAAAGCCGCGAGCGGGTGATGGTCTACGGGCATGCCACGGGCAAGGACATCGAAGGTTGCCTGGACGAAGTCGCCCGGCATGTCGAGCTGGGTTACAAGGCGGTGCGCGTGCAATGCGGGATTCCCGGCATCGCCACCACTTATGGCGTGGCCAAGCGCAGCGGTGAGCGTTATGAGCCGGCCGACAGCGACCTGCCCGCTGAACATGTGTGGGACACCGCCAAATACCTGAACCATGTGCCCAAGCTGTTTGCCGCAGTGCGCGAGCGTTTCGGCGATGACTTGCACATCCTCCACGACGTGCATCACCGCCTTACGCCCATTGAAGCAGGCCGCCTGGGCAAGTCGGTCGAGCCATTCAACCTGTTCTGGCTCGAAGACTGCACCCCGGCCGAGAATCAGGAAGCCTTCCGCCTGATCCGCCAGCACACCACCACGCCGCTGGCGGTGGGTGAGGTGTTCAACTCCATTCATGACTGCCGCGAGTTGATCCAGGAACAGTTGATCGACTACATCCGCGCCACGCTGGTACACGCCGGTGGCATCACCCATGTGCGCCGCATTGCCGACTTTGCCGCGCTCTATCAGGTGCGTACCGGCTTCCATGGCGCCACCGACCTGTCGCCGGTGTGCATGGGCGCGGCGCTGCATTTCGATACCTGGGTGCCCAATTTCGGCATCCAGGAACACATGCCCCACGACGAACGTATCGACGAAGTGTTTCCCCACGCCTATCGCTTTGAAGATGGCCACTTCACCCCCGGCGAAGTCCCGGGGCATGGCGTCGACATCGACGAGAACCTGGCGGCGAAATACCCCTACAAACGCGCCAGCCTGCCGGTGAATCGCCTGGAAGACGGCACGCTCTGGCACTGGTAA
- a CDS encoding sugar kinase, with protein sequence MKVIPGQRPQTVSPRPLKVALVGECMIEMRGEPVSGFSQTFGGDTLNAAVYLSRLNPDSRIVADYVTAIGADSFSDAMRQLWRDEGVGDQHVRVIEDALPGLYFIQTDTQGERRFLYWRGEAAARSMFDGPEAEVLLHALAEYDYVYLSGISLAILTANGRERLMQALRLARESGTRIVFDNNYRPHLWPDAQVARQAYGAMLRLTDLALITWEDDAALFGYADVEALFQAYADFGVAEVALKRGVASCLIQCASGRFEVPAEQVRQIVDTTAAGDSFSAAYLSCRLQGGEPQLAARWGHRLAAQVVQHRGALIPCAAMPTLNMPSFSSAVEA encoded by the coding sequence ATGAAGGTAATTCCCGGGCAACGCCCGCAAACCGTTTCACCTCGTCCACTCAAAGTGGCGCTGGTGGGCGAGTGCATGATCGAGATGCGCGGCGAGCCAGTCTCAGGTTTCAGCCAGACCTTCGGCGGCGACACGCTCAACGCTGCGGTTTATCTTTCCCGATTGAATCCCGACTCGCGGATTGTCGCGGACTACGTCACCGCCATCGGCGCCGACAGCTTCAGTGACGCCATGCGTCAGTTGTGGCGCGACGAAGGCGTCGGCGACCAACATGTGCGCGTGATCGAGGATGCGCTGCCGGGGTTGTACTTCATCCAGACCGACACCCAAGGCGAAAGACGCTTTCTGTATTGGCGTGGCGAAGCCGCAGCGCGGAGCATGTTCGACGGCCCTGAAGCCGAGGTCCTGTTGCATGCCCTTGCGGAGTACGACTACGTCTATCTGAGTGGCATCAGCCTGGCGATTCTCACTGCCAACGGCCGCGAGCGCCTGATGCAGGCTTTGCGCCTGGCCCGTGAATCCGGTACGCGCATCGTCTTCGACAACAACTACCGTCCCCATTTGTGGCCCGATGCCCAGGTTGCGCGCCAGGCCTATGGAGCCATGCTGCGCCTGACTGACCTGGCGCTGATTACCTGGGAGGACGACGCCGCATTGTTCGGTTATGCCGACGTCGAGGCGTTGTTCCAGGCCTACGCAGATTTTGGCGTTGCCGAAGTCGCCCTCAAGCGTGGCGTCGCCTCGTGCTTGATTCAGTGTGCCTCAGGTCGTTTCGAAGTGCCCGCCGAACAGGTGCGGCAGATCGTCGACACCACCGCGGCGGGCGATTCCTTCAGCGCGGCTTATCTTTCGTGTCGCCTGCAAGGCGGTGAGCCACAACTGGCGGCGCGTTGGGGCCATCGACTGGCGGCTCAGGTCGTCCAGCATCGCGGTGCGCTGATCCCCTGCGCCGCCATGCCCACCCTGAACATGCCTTCATTTTCTTCTGCCGTAGAGGCCTGA
- the kdgR gene encoding DNA-binding transcriptional regulator KdgR, with protein MDNSTLQNNELVSAVARTMAVLEALAEHPEESGVSEIAQKLDMSKSTVYRFLQSLKARGYVVQDAEDRYRLSVRLFELGAQALPHLDIVREAEPGMRRINELTGETVHLGILDEGNIVYVHKIDSKYNLRMYSRIGRRAPLYCTGIGKVLMAWLEQPELIAHLQEESFERRTANTLTSIEAYLQELEVVRAQGYAEDHEEFEDNMRCLAAPIRDRFGHVIGGMSVSFPCFRFREELKQDYVKRLMEATQQISSQLGWHVQ; from the coding sequence ATGGACAACAGCACCCTTCAGAACAACGAACTGGTCTCCGCCGTCGCCCGGACCATGGCTGTCCTTGAGGCCCTGGCCGAGCATCCCGAGGAAAGCGGTGTGTCGGAAATCGCGCAGAAGCTGGACATGTCCAAAAGCACGGTTTATCGGTTTCTGCAGTCGCTCAAGGCCCGTGGCTATGTGGTGCAGGATGCCGAGGATCGCTATCGTCTCAGCGTTCGGCTGTTTGAACTGGGCGCGCAAGCCCTGCCCCATCTGGATATCGTCCGCGAAGCGGAGCCGGGTATGCGGCGTATCAACGAATTGACCGGCGAGACCGTACACCTGGGCATTCTCGACGAAGGCAACATCGTCTACGTGCACAAGATCGACTCCAAATACAATCTGCGCATGTACTCGCGAATCGGCCGACGTGCGCCGCTTTATTGCACCGGTATCGGCAAGGTGCTGATGGCGTGGCTGGAGCAGCCTGAGCTGATCGCCCATTTGCAGGAGGAAAGCTTCGAGCGCCGCACTGCCAACACCCTGACCAGCATCGAGGCGTATCTGCAGGAACTGGAAGTGGTTCGCGCCCAGGGCTATGCCGAAGACCATGAAGAATTCGAAGACAATATGCGCTGTCTGGCCGCGCCCATCCGCGATCGCTTTGGCCATGTGATCGGTGGCATGAGCGTGTCATTCCCCTGCTTTCGCTTTCGCGAAGAACTCAAGCAGGACTACGTCAAGCGGCTGATGGAAGCCACGCAGCAGATTTCCAGCCAGCTAGGCTGGCATGTGCAATAG
- a CDS encoding efflux RND transporter permease subunit, producing the protein MPHFFIDRPVFAWVIALFIVLAGLLAIPKLPVAQYPSVAPPQIELTATYPGASAQTIDESVVSLIEQELNGVNHLLYFSSSSSQGQATITVTFQPGTDPELAKVDVQNRLKVVEPRLPRAVSQQGLQIEETSAGFLMIATLTSTDGRMDEIALSDYLTRNVVNELKRLDGVGKAQLFGSERAMRVWIDPQKLVAFNLTPADVSQAISEQNVQVSAGSIGDLPSATDQELTATVMVKGQLSTPEEFAAIVLKANPNGSNVTIGDVARVEVGGQSYNFATRLNGQQSVALGVQLAPAGNAMSTATHVRDKLDELSKYFPAGVKYDIPYDTSPFVKVSITKVIYTLLEAMVLVFIVMFVFLQNIRYTLIPALVVPVALMGTFAVMYVLGFSINVLTLFGMVLAIGILVDDAIVVVENVERLMVQEGLSPKDATRKAMTEISSAIIGITLVLTAVFIPMAFMSGSVGVIYQQFSISMAVSIVFSAFLALSLTPALCATLLKPIPENSHHEKKGFFGWFNRRFERMSDGYEGWVSKAVGQLGRYMLVFLVLVGIMGLLFTRLPSSFLPVEDQGYTITDVQLPPGASQSRTIEIAKQIEAHNAQEPGIANTVMILGFSFSGSGQNAALAFTTLKDWSEREAQDSAQSIADRASAVFFAFKDAMVFSLLPPPVEGLGTSGGFEVRLQDRSGQGYAALRQARDDLLSKVIQSPILQNVREAALAETPQVNIEVDRQQANAMGVSFAAIASVLSTSLGSAYVNDFPNLGRMQQVIVQSEGDRRQQVDDVMKLEIKNNQGRMVPVSAFSTVKWTRGPAQLNRYNGYPSVSLSGEPSPGHSTGEAMDEMARLASGLPSGFALQWTGLSLQESISGGQAPLLLGLSMLVVFLCLAALYESWAIPAAVLLVVPLGVIGAVLAVTLRGMPNDVFFKVGLITIIGLSAKNAILIIEFAKSLHDQGMSRVEASIQAARLRLRPIIMTSLAFILGVVPLVFASGASSASQQAIGTGVIGGMLTATLAVVFVPVFFVMVMGIVERVRPVPEETRTAS; encoded by the coding sequence ATGCCGCACTTCTTTATTGATCGGCCGGTATTCGCCTGGGTCATCGCGTTGTTTATTGTCCTCGCGGGCCTGTTGGCGATACCGAAACTGCCCGTAGCCCAGTATCCCAGCGTCGCGCCGCCACAAATCGAGTTGACCGCGACGTATCCCGGTGCGTCCGCCCAGACCATCGACGAAAGCGTGGTGAGCCTGATCGAGCAGGAACTCAACGGCGTCAATCACCTGCTGTATTTCAGCTCCAGCAGCAGTCAAGGCCAAGCCACCATTACCGTAACCTTTCAGCCGGGCACTGATCCCGAGCTGGCCAAGGTCGACGTGCAAAACCGGTTGAAAGTCGTCGAACCCCGCTTGCCGCGCGCAGTAAGCCAGCAAGGGTTGCAGATCGAGGAAACCTCGGCTGGCTTCCTGATGATTGCGACGTTGACCTCCACGGATGGGCGAATGGACGAAATAGCCCTGAGCGATTACCTGACGCGTAACGTCGTCAACGAACTCAAGCGGCTTGATGGTGTGGGTAAAGCGCAGTTGTTTGGTTCCGAGCGCGCCATGCGTGTCTGGATAGATCCGCAAAAGCTCGTCGCTTTCAACCTGACGCCCGCTGATGTCAGTCAGGCTATTTCCGAGCAGAACGTTCAGGTCTCAGCCGGCAGTATCGGCGACTTGCCGTCTGCCACCGATCAAGAGCTGACCGCAACGGTCATGGTCAAAGGCCAGTTAAGTACCCCTGAAGAATTTGCTGCTATCGTACTCAAGGCCAATCCGAACGGGTCCAACGTGACCATCGGCGACGTGGCGCGGGTTGAAGTCGGTGGCCAGAGCTACAATTTCGCGACGCGCCTGAATGGTCAGCAATCGGTGGCGTTGGGTGTACAACTGGCACCGGCAGGCAACGCGATGAGTACTGCCACCCACGTGCGGGACAAGCTTGATGAGTTGTCGAAGTATTTTCCGGCCGGGGTGAAATACGACATCCCTTACGATACGTCGCCTTTCGTGAAAGTCTCGATCACCAAGGTTATCTACACCTTGCTTGAGGCCATGGTGCTGGTGTTCATCGTGATGTTCGTGTTCCTGCAGAACATTCGTTACACCTTGATTCCAGCCCTTGTAGTACCCGTTGCACTGATGGGTACGTTTGCGGTGATGTATGTGCTCGGCTTTTCAATCAACGTGCTGACGCTGTTCGGCATGGTATTGGCCATCGGTATTCTGGTGGATGACGCCATTGTCGTCGTGGAAAACGTCGAAAGACTGATGGTGCAGGAAGGACTTTCACCCAAAGACGCCACGCGCAAGGCCATGACTGAAATCAGCAGCGCAATCATCGGCATCACGCTGGTACTGACCGCTGTATTCATCCCCATGGCCTTCATGTCCGGATCCGTCGGCGTGATCTATCAGCAGTTCTCGATTTCCATGGCGGTTTCCATCGTGTTCTCGGCTTTCCTTGCCCTGAGCCTGACGCCAGCCCTGTGCGCAACCTTGCTCAAGCCGATTCCGGAAAATTCGCATCACGAGAAGAAAGGCTTTTTTGGCTGGTTCAACCGTCGTTTCGAGCGAATGAGTGACGGCTATGAAGGCTGGGTCAGCAAAGCGGTAGGCCAGTTGGGCCGCTATATGCTGGTGTTCCTGGTGCTGGTGGGCATCATGGGGCTGTTATTTACCCGTCTGCCGTCTTCGTTTCTGCCGGTTGAGGATCAGGGTTACACCATCACTGATGTTCAGTTGCCGCCGGGTGCCAGCCAGAGCCGCACCATCGAAATCGCCAAACAGATCGAGGCGCACAACGCGCAGGAACCCGGTATTGCCAATACCGTGATGATTCTCGGCTTCAGTTTTTCCGGTAGTGGACAAAACGCTGCGCTTGCGTTCACTACGTTGAAAGACTGGTCTGAACGAGAAGCGCAAGACTCGGCGCAATCCATTGCGGATCGTGCCAGCGCTGTATTTTTCGCATTCAAGGACGCCATGGTCTTCAGTCTGCTGCCGCCTCCGGTAGAAGGTCTGGGCACGTCGGGTGGCTTTGAAGTGCGCTTGCAGGATCGCAGTGGGCAAGGTTATGCCGCCTTGCGCCAGGCCCGTGACGATCTGCTGAGCAAAGTCATCCAGAGCCCGATCCTGCAAAACGTTCGCGAAGCCGCTCTGGCCGAAACACCTCAAGTCAACATCGAAGTGGATCGTCAGCAGGCCAATGCCATGGGTGTTTCGTTCGCCGCCATTGCCAGCGTGCTGTCCACGTCGCTGGGTTCGGCCTACGTCAATGACTTCCCGAATCTTGGCCGCATGCAGCAAGTAATTGTGCAGAGCGAGGGTGATCGTCGGCAGCAGGTAGATGACGTCATGAAACTGGAAATCAAAAACAACCAGGGACGCATGGTGCCAGTTTCGGCATTTTCCACAGTCAAATGGACAAGAGGGCCCGCGCAGCTCAATCGCTACAATGGTTATCCTTCGGTGAGCCTGTCTGGTGAGCCTTCCCCGGGACACAGCACCGGTGAAGCGATGGATGAGATGGCGCGTCTGGCGTCTGGCCTGCCATCCGGTTTTGCACTGCAGTGGACGGGTCTGTCGTTGCAGGAAAGCATATCGGGTGGCCAGGCGCCGTTGTTGCTCGGCCTGTCCATGCTGGTGGTGTTTTTGTGCCTCGCGGCGCTCTACGAAAGCTGGGCTATTCCAGCTGCTGTTTTGTTGGTAGTGCCGTTGGGAGTTATCGGCGCGGTGTTGGCGGTGACGTTACGCGGCATGCCTAACGATGTGTTCTTCAAAGTCGGGCTGATCACCATCATTGGTCTATCGGCCAAGAACGCGATCCTGATCATCGAATTTGCCAAGAGTCTCCACGATCAAGGCATGAGCCGTGTCGAGGCCAGCATTCAAGCTGCACGCTTGCGCTTGCGCCCGATCATCATGACGTCGCTGGCATTCATTCTTGGTGTAGTTCCACTGGTCTTCGCCTCGGGCGCAAGTTCGGCCAGTCAACAGGCCATCGGTACCGGCGTGATCGGCGGCATGCTGACGGCGACGCTGGCGGTGGTTTTTGTGCCGGTGTTTTTCGTCATGGTCATGGGGATCGTGGAAAGGGTGAGGCCGGTCCCGGAGGAAACCAGGACCGCATCGTGA